From the genome of Solanum lycopersicum chromosome 7, SLM_r2.1:
AGAGAAATATGACAAAAATAGTTTCGAGTAAGTCTAAAATGGTCCCTTAACTATacagttaatatatataatcctTTAACAACTCAAAAACTTCTTAGCTTTGGTTCCTTAACTATACACTTATCAACTTTAGTctcttaattataaagttaccGATTTTAGTCCTTTAAGTATTTAAAAACTTGTCAAGTTTGgtctttgttcatttttttgatataaataacttaagtttatattaacaaaaatatttatgaaattaaattgttaattcatttttaaagttGTTTCCCTATtccatttttctctctttaaactagtgatataaaaagaataataacgtttatgattcaaaataaaattaatgagaaaacaatatataaatctcaattttattcaatggaagataaaattaagcatataattatttaatgacTTGAAGTCACacttgaatattttaattagtgTGGATTTTATTGAACTTACTCAAATTCTTtacctaaaataaaatgaatagaataatccaattgatctatttaaaaaaattacgaatataccattttataaatttcaatttcggaaaatcaaacaaaatcctCTCAATGAAGTCGTTGAAGTACAAACTTTGAATCAAATGGggaatacttttttttctttttatagtaaaatttatcatattcaaGTTATTAGTAGTAATAAATATGATTCACTTTATCCtgtattgaataaaattatgatttatattttctttgcttttaaattttattttgaatagttaATGTTAAGGTAAagttaatttgaagaaaatgaagtggagagagagaaaaaaaaaagaattactaaaaGATTTAATTTATCGAGACATGAATTTCGTCAATATGAACTTAAgctatttcatattaaaaaataaaatctgataaatttttgaatacttaaatattactataattaaaagattaaaatgtgtatatatatatatatatatatatatatatatatatatatagttaatgGATCAAAGTTGACaaattattgaataattaaaataccATATGGTTAAGGGACCATTTTGATATATTCGCATAGTTAAGGACCTATTTATGTGATTTTGTGGAAGTTTATAGGACGGCAGGCCGGCGTAGTGAGTTGATAGGAAGAAAATGGCGTCGGGGATATTATCAAGGTCTCTGTCTCTTCTCAAGTCTTCCACTTTCTTACCCTCCACAAAGCAGCCCCAATTGTTTTCTTCTGTAAGTtgtcaattttgattttttatatgtatggaTTGCGCACAACTTTACTCAATACTTTGCCTCTAGATTGTTACTAATTTCTTATAGTCATTCAATCAGAAGAAAACATTCTACTACCAATCTGCACCAACCTATTTCTCCTACAAGCTGGTGGCTTCTGTTACATGTCGCATGAATTCATCAAGGCTCGCAACATTCTCAACACAATCTGTTTCCTCTAATGAACCTGTTGTTTCTGTTGACTGGCTCCACGCAAACCTCAAACAGCCTCATATAAAGGTGTCTGATTGAACCTTCCTTCTTCCAGGCTGTTCAATTGTATGCTAAGAATTTTTCATTTTCGTTTTCGTTTTCATTAAGGTACTGGATGCATCTTGGTACATGCCAAACGAGCAGAGAAATCCTCTTCAAGAGTATCAGGTTGTATAAATGGAACTACTTTATTCTCACTTGATGGAAAAACTCATTCAAATGCCTGCATTGCTTTTGTTCATAGATTGAAATAGTTCATCATTTGCTCAACTCTCTATCCTTCTATTGTAACAGGTTGCACATATTCCTGGAGCACTCTTCTTTGATGTAGATGGTATATCTGATCGTACTACAAATGTAAGACTTGTTCAAacttatttcttcttttaagaATAATTTGCTTAATAATGTAACATCTACTTTCTCTGGTACTCATCTGGTTCTACAGTATCTATACCATAAGATGCTTTTGAGATTGATCACAACATCTTTTTGCCATATAAAAGGCTTTATTTCTCTGTTTATGATATCAGTTGCCTCATATGCTGCCATCTGAAGAAGCATTTGCTGCTGCTGTATCTGCTCTTGGAATTGAGAACAAAGATGGGGTTGTTGTCTATGATGGGAAGGGAATCTTTAGTGCAGCTCGTGTATGGTGGTGAGTTAACTGTTACTGCAAAAGACAGATATGCTCATTTTGTACGAAATGACTAACAAATAACAAAATGGATAATCAGGATGTTTAGAGTTTTTGGACATGACAGAGTTTGGGTTCTAGATGGTGGCTTGCCAAGATGGCGTGCTTCTGGATATGATGTCGAATCCAGTGCATCTGGTGACGCAATTTTGAAAGCTAGCGCTGCCAGTGAAGCAATAGAGAAAGTATATCAACGACAGGCTGTAAGTAAATGCTTATTTCTTGTGAGCTTCACTTGTGTGTATCTTAAAAACAGAAAATTGCTACAACAAAGTATCTTTCGACAACCTTGTTAGCATGGCAGTGTTAAAGCAATAGGACTTGAATTTAGTGGTGGCAAGATCTCTGTGCAAAAATGCCCCCGGGGCTTTTGGTCCATTGGTACGAGCACGGAGCGTCATTTGAGTCACACGTCACTGAATTCAAAGTATAGTCCACAACCCTCAGGGATTTCTCGGGTTTCAAAAAAAGGTCTCTGTAAGAACTTTAATGAGAGAACTGTTTTCTTAAATATGGTTCTATCTTGATAAGGAGAAATCCAATAGGACAGGTCAtggttttattttgaaaaataaaagagaagttGCTGCCTGTACATACGAACAAATAAAGTTGAAAATGCTGATGCATTTATCCACTTGTTAAGTTTGATCGCCGGAAACTTTATGAAGGATATGTTACCAAATGTAGATACGTTGAGACAAAAGTCTCAACACAGGATTAAAGGCAGCCACTGATTCTCTGCTGGTTATGTGGTAGAAGTTcaataaattctttttctttcatgaTTGTGGTGCACAGTGCCACAAGGAGTTTCAAGGAACTTAAGATTTTGTTATGAGGTGAAACACTAAAACAAGTAATCAATTTGACAGTGTCCTCTTTCTTTTATACTTTATTCTTTTCTGTAGAGTAACAATTTGATTATTGAGAGTTTCCCCCGACACAAATGCTTTATTGTTTCCAGGAGAGGTGG
Proteins encoded in this window:
- the MST1 gene encoding mercaptopyruvate sulfurtransferase-like protein isoform X5, which translates into the protein MASGILSRSLSLLKSSTFLPSTKQPQLFSSKTFYYQSAPTYFSYKLVASVTCRMNSSRLATFSTQSVSSNEPVVSVDWLHANLKQPHIKVLDASWYMPNEQRNPLQEYQVAHIPGALFFDVDGISDRTTNLPHMLPSEEAFAAAVSALGIENKDGVVVYDGKGIFSAARVWWMFRVFGHDRVWVLDGGLPRWRASGYDVESSASGDAILKASAASEAIEKVYQRQAVWKNIEETTYQHIDARSKARFDGVAPEPRKGIRSGHVPGSKCIPFSQMLDGSQTLLSNEELKKKFDQEGISLDKPIVTSCGTGVTACILALGLHRLGKTDVPVYDGSWTEWGGHPDVPVSTSEA
- the MST1 gene encoding mercaptopyruvate sulfurtransferase-like protein isoform X2, producing the protein MASGILSRSLSLLKSSTFLPSTKQPQLFSSKTFYYQSAPTYFSYKLVASVTCRMNSSRLATFSTQSVSSNEPVVSVDWLHANLKQPHIKVLDASWYMPNEQRNPLQEYQVAHIPGALFFDVDGISDRTTNLPHMLPSEEAFAAAVSALGIENKDGVVVYDGKGIFSAARVWWMFRVFGHDRVWVLDGGLPRWRASGYDVESSASGDAILKASAASEAIEKVYQRQAVAPITFLTKFQPHLVWTLNQVWKNIEETTYQHIDARSKARFDGVAPEPRKGIRSGHVPGSKCIPFSQMLDGSQTLLSNEELKKKFDQEGISLDKPIVTSCGTGVTACILALGLHRLGKTDVPVYDGSWTEWGGHPDVPVSTSEA
- the MST1 gene encoding mercaptopyruvate sulfurtransferase-like protein isoform X4, with protein sequence MASGILSRSLSLLKSSTFLPSTKQPQLFSSKKTFYYQSAPTYFSYKLVASVTCRMNSSRLATFSTQSVSSNEPVVSVDWLHANLKQPHIKVLDASWYMPNEQRNPLQEYQVAHIPGALFFDVDGISDRTTNLPHMLPSEEAFAAAVSALGIENKDGVVVYDGKGIFSAARVWWMFRVFGHDRVWVLDGGLPRWRASGYDVESSASGDAILKASAASEAIEKVYQRQAVWKNIEETTYQHIDARSKARFDGVAPEPRKGIRSGHVPGSKCIPFSQMLDGSQTLLSNEELKKKFDQEGISLDKPIVTSCGTGVTACILALGLHRLGKTDVPVYDGSWTEWGGHPDVPVSTSEA
- the MST1 gene encoding mercaptopyruvate sulfurtransferase-like protein, which encodes MASGILSRSLSLLKSSTFLPSTKQPQLFSSKKTFYYQSAPTYFSYKLVASVTCRMNSSRLATFSTQSVSSNEPVVSVDWLHANLKQPHIKVLDASWYMPNEQRNPLQEYQVAHIPGALFFDVDGISDRTTNLPHMLPSEEAFAAAVSALGIENKDGVVVYDGKGIFSAARVWWMFRVFGHDRVWVLDGGLPRWRASGYDVESSASGDAILKASAASEAIEKVYQRQAVAPITFLTKFQPHLVWTLNQVWKNIEETTYQHIDARSKARFDGVAPEPRKGIRSGHVPGSKCIPFSQMLDGSQTLLSNEELKKKFDQEGISLDKPIVTSCGTGVTACILALGLHRLGKTDVPVYDGSWTEWGGHPDVPVSTSEA
- the MST1 gene encoding mercaptopyruvate sulfurtransferase-like protein isoform X3, whose protein sequence is MASGILSRSLSLLKSSTFLPSTKQPQLFSSSFNQKKTFYYQSAPTYFSYKLVASVTCRMNSSRLATFSTQSVSSNEPVVSVDWLHANLKQPHIKVLDASWYMPNEQRNPLQEYQVAHIPGALFFDVDGISDRTTNLPHMLPSEEAFAAAVSALGIENKDGVVVYDGKGIFSAARVWWMFRVFGHDRVWVLDGGLPRWRASGYDVESSASGDAILKASAASEAIEKVYQRQAVWKNIEETTYQHIDARSKARFDGVAPEPRKGIRSGHVPGSKCIPFSQMLDGSQTLLSNEELKKKFDQEGISLDKPIVTSCGTGVTACILALGLHRLGKTDVPVYDGSWTEWGGHPDVPVSTSEA
- the MST1 gene encoding mercaptopyruvate sulfurtransferase-like protein isoform X1 codes for the protein MASGILSRSLSLLKSSTFLPSTKQPQLFSSSFNQKKTFYYQSAPTYFSYKLVASVTCRMNSSRLATFSTQSVSSNEPVVSVDWLHANLKQPHIKVLDASWYMPNEQRNPLQEYQVAHIPGALFFDVDGISDRTTNLPHMLPSEEAFAAAVSALGIENKDGVVVYDGKGIFSAARVWWMFRVFGHDRVWVLDGGLPRWRASGYDVESSASGDAILKASAASEAIEKVYQRQAVAPITFLTKFQPHLVWTLNQVWKNIEETTYQHIDARSKARFDGVAPEPRKGIRSGHVPGSKCIPFSQMLDGSQTLLSNEELKKKFDQEGISLDKPIVTSCGTGVTACILALGLHRLGKTDVPVYDGSWTEWGGHPDVPVSTSEA